Proteins from one Nerophis lumbriciformis linkage group LG08, RoL_Nlum_v2.1, whole genome shotgun sequence genomic window:
- the htr1b gene encoding 5-hydroxytryptamine receptor 1B → MEVAGQAEPTDPVNASNLSLPEDAGSGAHSLAYQISLASLLSAITLATSLSNAFVIATISQSNKLQTPANFLIASLALTDLLVSILVMPVCVLYTVTHEWTLGQVVCDVWLSSDITCCTASILHLCVIALDRYWAITDAVEYSKKRTPGRAAGMVATAWVIAISISLPPLFWRQVKADELTSCGVNTDHIFYTIYSTFGAFYIPTLLLIVLYGRIYVEARQRILKQSPRRKKKKAAGKRLTSAYLATNSPGSNASTSPLQGGRLQDAPSSDTNSSTSENQVKVTLSDAALEKKRISAARERKATKTLGIILGAYIVCWLPFFIYTLVVATCDGCVLPELFDFFTWLGYLNSLINPIIYTMSNEDFKKAFHKLVRFRCCRG, encoded by the coding sequence ATGGAGGTCGCGGGTCAAGCGGAGCCCACCGATCCGGTGAACGCATCCAACCTCAGCCTGCCGGAGGACGCGGGCTCCGGCGCGCACAGCCTCGCCTACCAGATCAGCCTGGCGTCCCTCCTGTCCGCCATCACGCTGGCCACCAGCCTCTCCAACGCCTTCGTCATCGCCACCATCTCCCAGTCCAATAAGCTCCAGACGCCCGCCAACTTCCTCATCGCCTCGCTGGCGCTCACCGACCTGCTGGTGTCCATCCTGGTCATGCCCGTCTGCGTCCTCTACACGGTCACCCACGAGTGGACGCTGGGCCAGGTGGTGTGCGACGTCTGGCTCTCGTCGGACATCACCTGCTGCACGGCGTCCATCCTCCACCTGTGCGTCATCGCCCTGGACCGCTACTGGGCCATCACGGACGCGGTGGAGTACTCCAAGAAGCGCACGCCGGGACGCGCCGCCGGCATGGTGGCCACCGCCTGGGTGATCGCCATCTCCATCTCGCTGCCGCCGCTCTTCTGGCGGCAGGTGAAGGCGGACGAGCTGACGAGCTGCGGCGTCAACACGGACCACATCTTCTACACCATCTACTCCACCTTCGGCGCCTTCTACATCCCCACCCTGCTGCTCATCGTCCTCTACGGGCGCATCTACGTGGAGGCGCGCCAGCGCATCCTCAAGCAGTCGCCCAggcggaagaagaagaaggcggCCGGCAAGAGGCTGACCTCGGCGTACTTGGCGACGAACTCGCCGGGCTCCAACGCCTCCACCAGCCCCCTGCAGGGGGGCCGGCTGCAGGACGCGCCCTCCAGCGACACCAACTCGTCCACCAGCGAGAACCAGGTGAAGGTCACCCTGTCCGACGCGGCTCTGGAGAAGAAGCGCATCTCCGCGGCCAGGGAGAGGAAGGCCACCAAGACCTTGGGCATCATCCTGGGGGCCTACATCGTCTGCTGGCTGCCCTTCTTCATCTACACGCTGGTGGTGGCCACCTGCGACGGCTGCGTCCTGCCCGAGCTCTTTGACTTCTTCACCTGGCTGGGCTACCTGAACTCCCTCATCAACCCCATCATCTACACCATGTCCAACGAGGACTTCAAGAAGGCTTTCCACAAACTGGTGCGCTTCAGGTGCTGCAGGGGGTGA